The DNA window GTCCCGAAAAAGCGCTCTCCGGCATTAAAGACAAAGGTGGAGGTTCGACTCATCGCCACCGACGTACGCGTCCCGTCCGCCCCGGTCGAGTACACCCGATTGTCGCCCGTGCCCGTTTTCCCCCCGATCGCCATTTCGGTCCCGTCCGGCATCGTGATAGCCCCACGAGCCCGTACGGCCGTCCCGCGTTCTACAACGTCCTGGAGCACGTCCAAGACCACCTGGGAAAGTTCTGGAGACAACACCTGCGTCGGCGCAGGGACCTCATGCTCCAATTTGGTTTCAAAGGGTGTATTGGCGGCAAAATGGAGGGAATCGATCCGAACTGTCGGATAACGCTTCCCTTCTCGTACAAGAATGCCCATCAACTCGGCAAGGGCAGCCGGGCGATCGGCCGAACTGCCAAGCGCGGTGGCGAGAGTGGGAATGAGCCGCTCAAACGGATAGCCCAAGCGGGTCCACATCTTGTGAATCTCTCCAAAGGCTTCCTGTTCGAGGATCGTGCGTATTCGGGGATCTTGCGTGCGCTTTCGGTTCTCGTAGAGCCACTGGTATACGCTCTGCCGAACGTCCACGCTGGCCGACATAACCTCACTGTAGCCAGCAGCGGGATGCGTGTAGAGGTATCCCACCAACCAAAGTTCCAGCGGGTGAATCCCAGAGAGGTATCCTCGATCTTGCCACGAGATGCCATCTGGATTGGAATCGTGGTACCACTGCTCAACCTGTTCGGAGGTAATGGATTCGGCATCCGCCGCGTAGGTGCGGAGAAACTGGCCGAAGGCCTCGCGCCCTCCTTCCGGAAAGACCGACCGAAAGGCCCAGGCCAACCGGCGAGCGGACGTGGTATGACGTTGACCGAGCGCCGCCAGCACTTCTCCGCGCGGCGCCTTCGACTTGTACGCTCGAAGATACCGACTCAAGAACAAACTGCCTTCGTGTACGGCAAAGCGCTCCAAGTACTCCGTCCGTCGCTGATCGCTCGGGTCCTCTAGCATGGAATATGCCTGTCCCGGCAACCGAGCGATGTGGTAATTCACCACGTCCTCCATCATGCGGACGAATACGAGATTGGCCGACTGCTGCACCGCCGTCCGGATGGTCATCGTCCGGTCCGACTCGTGACTGTAGTTCTGAAAAACATGGATGCCTCCCCCGGTAAAGAACCGTTCGGCCGGATCACCCGAGATCGGCCGTTCGACGGCCGCTGCAAGCACCTGCGCCCGGTCGGCCGTAGGCGTCTCAATGAGGTAGTCGAGGGTCCACCGCGTAATACTGTCCTCCTCGGCGACCGGCACGGCCCGTAGCATCTCGGGGGACTTCCCTGCATGCGCCTGATAGACCTGCTCTACGAGTTCGAGGTAGGTCACGAGCACGCGCACCTTGGCCGTGGACCCCAACTCCAGCATCGATCCCTGGTTGACGTCGAACGGACCGTCGACATTATCCGCCTGCATCCGAAGCACGTTGGCGTGAGGGCGGCGCTCAAAAAGCACGACGGAGTAGTTGATGTTCTCCGGCGCCCCGTCACCAATCATGGAGTGAAGCCCCTTCTCCCGAAGATAAACCGAATCTTCCAGCTGGCTCAGCACGTCTGCTACCGCCTGTTGGACGTTGCGGTCAAACGTTGTATGGACGGTAAGATCCAGCCGATTCAGGGCCGGCAGGTTCGTGATGCGAAGCTTGCGCAGCAGTTCCATCCGGACGCTATTGGCCGCCTTCTGGGTCACGTACGAGGCCTCAGGACGACTGGGGGCACGCGACAGCACCGTCACGTCCGTTTTCAGGGCCTTCTGGCAGAGTCGGTCCGTAATGATGCCGGCCCTCGCCATCAACGGCAGGTAGCGATCCGTCAGACGAGCCAAGTCGTCGGGCCCCTCCGGGCGAACGAGATACCACGAGGGGCTTCGCGTCGAGAGAATGAGGCTAAGGACCTGCCGGTAGGCAATGGCACGCCGTTCCAGCTTCTCGGCCGTAATTGCCGAGTCGCTGGGCACCTGCGTCAGCACGTCGTTCACCGCATCAAAGTCGCTCCCGTACCAGGCCCGGAGGCCATCGCCCAGGCCGTTTACCTCCCCGTGATTTGCGGTGGCCGCCAGCGGAAGCTGGTTGATGTACTCCTTCACAATGTGCTTCCGCTCGTTCAGCGTCTCCATCCCATTGCGGTACGCCATCAAGGAGGCCGACGCCATCTGCTGAAGCTTCTCCGGGACCGAGTTCGTGCGGCCACCGACCGAGTGCCGAACTTTTGTGAGCTGGGTCGCGAGCGTGCTCCCACCCGGCCCCTCACCGCCCGACACTACACGCTGGAAGGCCGCCAGCGCAAACCGATCCCATTCCACTGCCGGATTCTTGTATTCCTGAGACCGATCGAGCAACTCCCGATTTTCGATGTAGAGAAGCGACCGCCACACCATGTCAGGAATGGAGTCCGGGTCCGTATACGCCTTGCCGGGATACGGGCTCTCGAACAATTTCCGAGTCCGGTGATCCTGAATTTCCAGCCCCGCCTGGTCCTTGTGACGATAGATGGGATACAACCCGAGGTCCATCGTCCACGCCATCGGCAAAGACATCTTCGACTGTTCCGTAACCTCGTACTGACGTTCGGTCAGTCCCTCAATCATGGCGGGCAGGCTGCTGTAGCCCATCCGCTCATTGTACGGCCCGTGCTCTGGATAGCGGATGCGGGAGCTGGGACCGGCCTGCACCTCGTACGTCATCGCTCCGGCCCAATTGGACAAAATCACGGCCTGGCCCACCGACGTCCGCATCTCAATGGCCGCCAGCGCAATAATTACGATTGGAAGCACGACGTACTTCAGTACCGCCGCGTGGTGGTAAACCCACTGTCGGAGACGACTCCAAACAGAAATGGGAGGAGTAGCAACTTCTTTTTCGGGGGCAATGTACCACCCGGCCGTCGCTTCGTATTCAGTATCGTCCGCCATCGACGAGAGGAAGTAAGAGCTCATTCGTTGCGTAGGTATAATGAGAGAGATTCTCCCGACGTGGCCCAATCGATTTGGAAGGGGCAAATCGACCGATGGGGCAACGATACCACAAAGTCGGAAACTCTCTCATTCTACGGTCATCCTCTACGTCTCGTGCAGAGGGGAGTTCAGGAGCATGCCGGTCAAGCGTCGTGGATTCCCTTCTACCCTCGATTCGGCACAGGTCACCGCCTCATACTCTCTCCGAACGATCAATGTGCACTGAAAGCCATTGTCGGAACGGACGGTCCGTCGCGAAGCACGCCTCGGGACGCGTCGTTCCGAAGCCCCTCGTAGCGAAGTGCACAGTCCTCCCTATCCATTGGTATAACGCCCCGAACCCGCCCCTCGTGGTCGCCGTTGCAGTTTCGCTTTTGCTCTATTGCCGAAGTTCTTATGCCCCACCCTGCCCCTTGGATTGGCTTCGAAAGCCTGACCCGTCTTTTTCGGAATCGATCCGTGGCCGTACTGAGCGGAGCGGGCGTCAGCACCGAATCCGGCATTCCTGATTATCGCGGGCCCGAAACGAAGAACACCGACCATACGCCCATCCAGTACCGCGAATTTCTAGAGGAGCCGGAGACACGGCGTCACTACTGGGCGCGCAGTGCCGTGGGCTGGCCCACCTTCGACGCCGCTTCTCCAAATGAGGGTCACCGAGCCCTTGCCGCCCTTGAGGCAGCCGGGCTCGTCACCGGCATCATCACCCAAAACGTCGACCGTCTGCATCAAGCCGCCGGCAGTGAACGGGTCGTGGAATTGCACGGCGCCTTGGCGGAGGTCCGGTGTCTCAACTGCGGGGCCCTCAGCTCTCGACGCACGCTCCAAGAGCGGTTAACCCAACTCAACCCCGGCTGGTCGGCACGGGCTGCTGACCTTGCTCCCGACGGTGATGCGAACCTTCCCCGATCGGCGACCCGCTCGTTCCGCGTGCCCGACTGTCGCTCCTGTGGCGGAATTCTCAAACCCCACGTCGTGTTTTTTGGAGAAAATGCCGCTTCCGATCGCGTGGAGGAGGCCTGGTCCCTCCTGGCAGCGTCGGACGCCTTGTTGGTCGCAGGCTCCTCCCTCACGGTCTACTCGGGCTTTCGCTTCGTCCGGCAAGCGGCGCAGACCGACCGGCCTGTGGGCATCGTCAATCTGGGTGAAACTCGAGGTACGCCTCTTGCATCAGTACACGTGGACGGCAAGACGGGCGAGGTGCTGCCGCAACTTGTAAATGCCCTCGGGCTTTCTCCGGAGTCCTCTCCTTCGTCGTCCTCAGCGTAGTTCCCCCTCGACAATAAAATGGTCACTCCGGACACCTTGACGGCCGAACAACGGACCGTCGTCCGGCATGGCACGGGACCAGCGGTCGTCCTTGCCGTCCCGGGTGCCGGCAAGACGACAGCCCTCGTTCACCGTCTCCGACACCTTGTGCGAGAGCGCGACGTAGCCCCGAATCGTCTTCTGGCCTGTTCCTTCAATCGAGACACAACCCGAGACCTCTCCGCCGCCCTTGAGGCGCACGGACTCCGTGGGATCGATGTGCGCACGCTCCATAGCCTCGGCTATGCCATCCTTCGGCAGGCGAACAGCGCCTCCGCTACTTCAGTCGATCGTCCAGACGCAACGGCGTACGACCTTGCCCGTCAGGCCCTTCGAGATCTTGCAGTCAAGCGAAACCAGAACAGGGACGATCTGGGCATCTCGCCCCCCGACCTCGTGGATCAAATCGCTGCCTGGAAACAACAGCTCGCCTATCCGGATCTCGACGCTGCCGATCTTCCCCCTGACGGACGCGACTGTGCACAGCAGGCTGCACACGACAACGAGGACTATCTCATGCTCTATCGTCGCTTCGAACACCATCGGCGAGCGGCGGGCACCTTAACGTACCCCGACATGGTTCGGGACGGATGGGCAACAGTATTACGTGAGGATGCCCTCCGGGCGGGTCTTCAGCAGGCCTACGACTACGTGCTGGTGGACGAGTTTCAAGACGTGAGCCGTGCCCAGTTTCAGCTGCTGGACCTCCTCACGGCCCGGCACCGAAACCTCATGGTGATTGGGGATGACGATCAGTGCATCTATGGGTGGCGAGGGGCCTCCCCCTCTTATCTCCGCCGCTTCGCCGACCAGTACGATGCCACCACGTACCGGATGCAGGCCTCCTTTCGACTGCCCGGCGCTCCCCTTGTACTGGCTAATGCAGTCATCGGTCACAATGAGACCCGCTCCTCAAAGCGGATCCGTCTCGTACGCGGCTTTGAAGGCGATGCGCGACTCATCGAGGCAAATTCCCCTGCCACCGAAGCCGCCCGCATCGCCGATCGAATCCATCGGCTGTGGGCCGAGGAGGAGGTTTCGTTCGATGAAATGGCGATTTTGGTGCGCACGTACGGGCAAACCCCCCCTCTCGAACAGGCCCTTCTCGACCGTGAACTGCCGTACACCATCCAGGGACACGCCCCGTTTTACCGTCGGCGTCCGGTGCAGACGCTACTCCGCTACCTCTACTGGGCCGTGCTGGAGCGCCGCCGCCGGACAAACGATGGGTTTCCCTCCCCACAGCAGGTCGAGCAATACACCGATCGATTCAGGCAGATTGTGAATGCCCCAAACCGGTACGTGGCCCGCGGACGTCTCGACCACATTGTACAAGAGGTGCATGCACAGCACACATCAGTACTGGACGTGACGGCGCGTCACCTGCCGGACATGCATGAGCGGACGGCCGAGCGCGTAGACGCCTTCCTTGACGTCGCCGAAGGACTGGTGCATCGTCTCGACGCTCCGGCAGACACCACACTGGAATGGCTCGTGGAGGCCATCGGCTATGAAACGGCGCTTCGCGAACGAAGTGCGTCCTCCGAGCGGGGAATGGCCCGCGTTCAAACAGTACAATCCCTTATTCGGTACGCCCACGCCCACGATACAGCTCTCGCCCTCTTGAACGACGTGCGGTCCCTTGCAACCGAGCAGGCGGACACGACGAAAGCCAACGCCGCAATCGACATTCGATCAATCCACCGGGCAAAGGGACTGGAGTGGCCGGTCGTCATCCTTCCCGGGTGTACGGAGGGGACCTTCCCGCTGAAGCAGGACGGCGCATCGGCGCCGGATGTGGCGGAGGAGCGTCGCCTCTTCTACGTCGGAGTGACGAGGACGCAGCAGCAGCTATACCTGTCTACGCCCTCGTCCCGCTCCCGATTTCTCGACGAAGCCGAAGTCGACACGCGACTTCCCCTCTCCCGAGCGATCCAAACGGCGCTCACCACAGATCCGTCCGCTCTCTCCGACGAACAACTCGCCCATCTCTGCCGGGGCCTTGTTGACCTGAAACTCGAGACGTACATCCAACAAGAATGGTCGCCGAGCGCACCATATAAAGACGCGCTGCGAACCCGGCTCCGCGACTTTTCGTCGCTTCTCACGGACGCCCAGGACCGATGGAAAGCATATCAGCAGGCGCTCGATGAATACGAGCAGGCACAAGACGAGGCTCGTACCAAGGTTCAGAATCGAGTGCAGACGCTCCAAGAATCGCTCGGAGATGTGCAATTCACGGCGCGTCACGATGCATCCGAAGCCTTCTATCCGGACGACGCCATCTTTCGTTTTGAGTGGGCGTCGGACGAAACAGAGATTGAGGTGCACTGGAACGATACACAGATCGGCCTTCTCAATCCCCTCCGATCCGGTGCCCTCGATGCCCAGGCGGTCATGGCACTTCCCTGGACGCAGTTGGTCGGTCGCTTTGCGAGCATGGGGCGCGGACGCGACCGGCTGCGGTTCACCATTGATTGGACCGAAACGAAAGCCGCCTGGAGTGCCGCGGCGATGCAAGCCCAAACGGCCCCTACTCCTCCCGATGAACGGTCTTCCCTCCTGGCCCGTGCGGACGTCTCGGACGGCTGTCATCTCCTCCTTGACCGACTGGCTCCTTCAACAGATGAGTAGCTCTCGTTCCTTGCCCCGTGGCCCCAAAGGGCCGAAGGGCGTTCTACGGGATGTGAGTCCTGTTTTCCGAAAGGTCGTTGCAGGCCCTGTGAACATTTGCTGACGCCGGAACCTAGAGCGGCGCCTCGTCTATATTCCCGTGCTCAAATAGAGAAGACGGGCCGGTAGTTCAGTGGTCTAGAATGCTGCCCTGTCACGGCAGAGGTCGCGGGTTCAAATCCCGTCCGGCCCGCTTCGCCGCCTATTCCGAACCTGTTCGGGATAGGCGGCTTTTTTATTTCTCCAACGTTCTCCGATTTCTGCACACCCCTCCCCCTTCCATGGAATATCGTCGCCTGGGTCGCTCCGGCCTCAAAGTCTCTGCCCTCTCCTACGGCTCCTGGGTCACGTTCGGAGACCAAATCGATACCGACCGCGCGGCCGAGTGCATGCAGATCGCGTATGACCACGGCGTTAATTTCTTTGACAATGCAGAAGCATATGCGGGCGGTCAGTCCGAAACCATGATGGGCGAAATCATTCAGGAGAACGGCTGGGACCGCACCGACCTCGTCCTTTCCACTAAGATCTTCTGGGGCGGCGACGGCCCAAACGACCAAGGCCTCTCTCGAAAGCACATCCTTGAAGGCACGAGAGCCGCTCTGGACCGGCTGCAGACCGACTATGTGGACCTTGTCTATTGCCACCGGCCCGACGTGGAAACGCCGATTGAGGAAACGGTGCGGGCAATGAACTACCTTGTGAACCAGGGCTATGCCCACTACTGGGGCACGAGTGAATGGAGTGCCCAACAGATCCGCCATGCCTACGAGCTGGCGCGGCGCGAGCATCTGGTGCCTCCCACCATGGAGCAGCCGCAATACAACATGTTTCACCGCGAACGCGTGGAGCGGGAGTACTCACTTCTCTACGATGACATCGGCCTTGGCACCACGGTGTGGAGCCCCCTCGCGAGTGGCTTGCTCACTGGCAAGTACAACGACGGCATTCCCGACGACAGCCGTCTCGCCACCGAGGGTTATGAATGGCTGCAAGACCACGTCCTTCTGGAGGAGCGGATCGAAAAAGTACAAAAGCTATCCGACGTTGCTGACGACCTTGGATGCGCGACTGCACAACTGGCCCTCGCCTGGTGTCTTCAGACCCCGAATGTGAGCACCGTCATCACGGGCGCCTCCAAGCCCTCCCAGGTTGAGGAAAATATGCAGGCCCTCGACGTAGCCGATCACCTCGATGCAGAGACGATGGGGCGGATCGAATCTATCCTCGACAACGAGCCTGCCGCGAGACCAAATCATCGCGAATAGCACACGAGATCGGTTACGTGCGTCCTACCGACGGACTCGCCTCCCCAGTGGATTCGTTTTCCGGTAGGAGGGCCTCTCCCACCACGTAGGAGTCCGGGTCCTCCATTCGGGGCTGGATTACCATTTCTCCAAGAAGACCCGTCGTAAACATTTGGGCCCCGAAGAGAATGAGAAGCAGGCCCAGCAGGAGTAGAGGCCGATCCCCCAGCGGATTGCCAAACACGAGCTTCTCGATCGAGAGCCAGAGATTGATGACAAACCCGGCCAGAAAGGTGATCGTACCCAGCCCCCCAAAGAAGTGCATGGGGCGAACCGCAAATCGAGTGAGAAACGTTACGGTCACAAGGTCGAGAAAGCCCTGAATAAAGCGCTCGACCCCAAACTTCGTCTCGCCGTATTTCCGAGCATGATGCCTCACCGGCTTTTCGGTGATGCGTGTGTAGCCGGCCCACTTGGCCAGCAGCGGAATGTAGCGGTGAAGCTCCCCATACACATTCACGCTCTTCACCACCTCGCGCCGGTAGGCCTTCAGCCCACAGTTGAAGTCGTGAAGCGGAAGCCCGGAGATTAGACGAGTGACCCAATTGAAGAAGCGACTGGGGATGGTTTTGCGGGGCGGGTCCTTGCGGTTTTTCTTCCACCCACTCACAAGATCGTAGCCTTCCTTCAATCGATCGATGAGCGCCGGAATTTCCGCAGGATCGTCCTGCAGATCCGCATCCATCGTCACCACATACTCGCCCTGCACCCGTTCGAAGCCAACCGCCAGCGCCGCCGATTTGCCGTAGTTGCGCTGAAAGCGAAGGCCTGCGAACCGGGGATCCTCTTCATGGAGCGCCTGCACAGCGTCCCAGGTTCCGTCCCGGGAGCCATCATCGACAATCCAAACCTGATACGAGAGACCTTCTCCGTCGCACGCCGCCCGAATCCGCTCGGCCAGCTCTGGCAGCGACGCCGCCTCCTCGTACGCAGGAATCACGATCGAGAGGTCTGGGGGAGACTCGGCGTCAGGGTCTGAAGACTGAGGGGACACGTGCTCCACGATCAAAGAAACAAAACCTTGCCGTTAAGGATGCCGGCTCCGCAAAGCGGTACAGAATGACCGACGGTTCGCACTCTTCCCGCCGCCCTCGCTACGCATCGATCGTCGCGTACTTGGCATTGCGCTCAATAAACTTGCGGCGGGGCTCTACGGAGTCACCCATGAGAGTGGAAAAGAGCCGATCCGCAGCGGCGGCGTCTTCGATGGTCACCTGTTGAATCTTCCGCGTCTCCGGATTCATGGTCGTGGTCCAGAGCTGCTCCGGATTCATTTCGCCGAGCCCCTTATAGCGCTGGAGACTCGGGCTTTTGCCGTCGGCCCGAAGCTCCTTCATGCGCGCTCGCATCTCGTCGTCAGTCCAACAGTAGATCTCATTCCCCCCGCTCTGGATGCGGTAGAGGGGCGGCAGGGCGATATAAATGTTGCCCTTTTCGATGAGGGGCCGCAGCTGTCGGTAGAAAAAGGTAAGGAGAAGCGATCGGATGTGGGCCCCGTCCACGTCCGCATCCGTCATCATCACAATCTTGTGGTAGCGCATCTCGCTAAGATCAAACTCCTCCTCGGTCGAGGTCAATCCGGTCCCCAGGGCCGTAACGATATTTTGGATTTGATCATGCTCCAGAATGCGGTCGAGGCGGGCCTTCTCTACATTCAATATTTTCCCTCGGAGCGGCAGGATGGCCTGAAAGTGGCGATCGCGCGCCTGCTTGGCCGACCCCCCGGCCGAATCCCCCTCAACAAGGTAGAGCTCCCCCTCTTCCGGATTGCGCGTGGAACAGTCGGCGAGCTTTCCGGGCAGCCCCCCACCCGAGAACGCATTCTTGCGTTGCACCAGCTCGCGGGCCTTCCGGGCCGCCGCACGCGCCTCTGCCGCCGTGATGACCTTCTGGATAATTTGATCGGCCTGGTCGGGATGATCTTCCAACCACCGCCCCAGCTTCGTGTTGATGAGCGACTCGACAATGCCCTGCACCTCTGAATTGCCGAGCTTGGTCTTCGTTTGTCCCTCAAACTGCGGTTCCGACACCTTCACCGACAGCACGGCCGTGAGTCCCTCTCGAAAATCGTCGCCGGAGAGATCAAATTTTAGCCCACTCAGCATGTCGTTTTTCTGTGCGTAGCCCTTCAACGTGCGCGTGAGGGCCCGCCGGAAGCCGGTAATGTGCGTCCCGCCTTCGTGTGTGTTAATGTTGTTGACGAAGGAGAGCACGTTTTCGTTGTAGCCATCGTTGTAGTTCATGGCCAACTCAACGGGGACCTCCCCATCCTCGTCGGCAATGTAGATCGTCTCGTCCAGAATCGGCGTGCGCGCCTCGTCGAGGTAATTGACGAAGCCGATAATTCCTTCCTCCGAATAGTACTCCTCTCGGGCCAGCTCCTCGTCCTCCTCGCGATGATCTTCAATGCGGATCCGAACACCCGCATTCAGGTAGGCCAACTCGCGGAGGCGATCCGACAGAGTTTCGAACCGAAACTCCGTCGTCTTAAAAATGTCCTCGTCGGGCCAAAAGCGGATGTGTGTCCCCGTGTCCTCGTCGGCACGCATCGGACGCACTTCCTGCACTGACTCTTTCGGCACGCCGCAGCGATAGGTCTGCTTCCAGACCGACCCATCCCGCCGGACAGTGACCTCGAAGCGGGACGCCAACGCATTGACGCACGAAACCCCGACGCCGTGCAGTCCACCAGACACCTGGTAGCTGTCCTTGTCGAACTTGCCGCCGGCGTGAAGGACGGTCATCACCACCTCTAGGGCCGAGCGGTCCTCCGCCGGGTGCATATCGACGGGAATGCCTCGTCCATTGTCCTCAATCGACACCGATCCATCTTCGTGGATCTCCACTTCGATGTGATCGCAGTGCCCCGCCATCGCCTCGTCGATCGAGTTGTCGAGCACCTCATACACGAGATGATGCAATCCGCGCAATCCCACGTCGCCAATGTACATGGACGGGCGCTTGCGCACCGCCTCCAGGCCTTCAAGCACCTGAATGTTGGATGCAGCGTAGGCGCTGATAGCCCCCTCAGGAAGGTCCGTCGTTTCGCTCATAAAGGAAGACAAAACCAGTGGAATTGTGTGCGACTATGGGATGCCCGAAGGCAAGCTCCGAGATTCGTATCAACATCTATATTGCAACGATAGCCCCTGCCGATGGTTCGGGCGCTACGGGGTCTTCGTTCTTCTGCCCGTAGGACGAAACGCCGGGGGTGGCTTTCCCCGAGAAGAGTGCACACGCTCCCGTCAATGCAGGGGAAAAGCCGTTGCCGTGGAGGAGAGCTCCCCCTCACCCCGATGCGAGTGCAACGTCAGACCTGTTCGGCAGACGGACCCAGACGACTTGGGAGCCGAGCACAACGAGAGATGCTAAAAAGAGGGGATCTGCTACTCAAACCGGTGGGCAATCCTCGTGCAGAACTGTGCCATCTCTTTCAGCTCCGCATCGGAGAAGGTCTCATCGAACGGACCGCGGACTGCACTGAGGTCGTCCGTCACTTCGTGAAGCCGCTCCTGCCCCTTTTCGGTAATTCGGTGCATCATCATCCGACGATCTTCTTCCGATCGGCGCCGCTCAACGAGTCCCTGCTCCTCCAACTCATCGACAAGACGCGTTACATCGGGACCGCGATCAATCATACGATCGATGATCTCACACCGTGGATATCCCTCCGGTGGCCCCCCATTCAAAATTCGCAGAATGTTGTACTGCGACGAAAGGATGCCGTGTTCTGAGCAGATGTCATTCAGCCGACCCCGAACTGCCGCGGAGGCAACCAGAAGGCCCAAGATGGCTTCCTGGTCGGGACCGTCGAAGGGCTCAGTCTGCTGAAGTCGATCTTTGAGGGTTTGAGTCATAGCAAACAGAAGTATCACCAAAACCGGTTGCTTGTTTCAACGAAGCACGCTGGTGCATGCCCCCATCCGTCGTGCATTCACGCGATCTCTGAACTGGAGGCACCAGCAGCAGATGCTTCGATAACGAGCCGAGCGGGGAACTCGAGAGTAAAGGTACTGCCGTCTCCTTTCCTGCTCTCCACCTCAATCGCTCCCCCAATCAATTCGATTCTTCGCTTCGTGAGTGCTAACCCGAGCCCGGTCCCCTGATGGGTACGGGTGCGTCCTTCCGATTCCTGCTTGAACGGCTCAAAGAGATCCGTCCGAAAGTCTGCGGCAATGCCGATGCCGGTATCAGCAACGGCAATGCGGACCCCCGAGGCGGCCGGCTCTACCGTCACGTCCACTCGTCCCTCATCGGTAAACTTGATTGCATTGTGAACGAGCGTGCTTACACTGCGGCGCAGGAGCACTCGGTCGGTGCGCAGCGCGATCGCTCCCTGCGTGTCCATGCGGATCGGGAGCCCTTTCTCCGATGCGAAGGGGCGATGCTCGTTCACAACCTCACGGAGAAGCGATGCAATGTGCACCCGTTCTTCGCTCACCCGAATCGTCCCGGAGTCAAGTTTCGCCATGTCGAGTACGGCCTGGAGGGTTCGGGACAGCCGCTTTCCACTCTGCTGAATGTGGGTGGCAAACTCCGTATGGTCGATGTCTGGCTCCTCCACGATGAGCTCCGCATACCCGATGATGCTGGTAACCGGCGTGCGAAGCTCGTGACTCATGTTGTTGAGGAGACTCGACTTAAGGCGGGCCATGTTCTCGGCTTCCTCCTTCGCCTGGAGGAGCTCTTTTTCCCGTTTCTTCCGCTCGGTGATGTTACGAAGAGCCACGACTTCAACGTCGCGGTCGGCGAGATCCACTTCCTTTTCCTCAATCTCTACCGGAAAGCGGTCCCCTCGTTTTGGTACCATCACGGATTCGTAGGGAGATGTCGTCCGCTCCATAGTCCCTTCGGGGCTGGAATTGTGGGTTGCATCTGAAAAGATCGTTCCCACGTCGCATCCGAGAAGCTCTTGACGACTATAGCCACTCATGTCCGTGAGAGCCCGATTGACGTCGAGAATCTTCCCATTCTCATGCAGAAGAATGCCCTCGAACGTGGCTTCAGCCAGTCGCCGAAATCGCGCTCGACTTTCTGTGAGTTGCTGAGTGCGACGTCGCACTGCGACCCGAAGGGTAAAGACCACCGTTGCGGCTAGTATTGCCCCGGCAATGATAAGGATGATAATGCTCTGATAGTAGCCCGACATGAAACTCGTTTCCTCCAAGTCGACCTGGTCACGGGGCAGAACCTGATAGGCGTCGTCGTAGGGAGCCGACCGGTCGTGCTGACTAAGCACACCCGTCACGGCGATCTCCGCTCCAGGCCCGAAGGAGCTAAGGTCAATCTCATCGAGCCGTCGGTTGGGAACAAAGACCGCGAGTCGGGCCTCTGCATTCTCGGCCTCGTCTTCAAGGAGGACGTA is part of the Salinibacter sp. 10B genome and encodes:
- a CDS encoding aldo/keto reductase — protein: MEYRRLGRSGLKVSALSYGSWVTFGDQIDTDRAAECMQIAYDHGVNFFDNAEAYAGGQSETMMGEIIQENGWDRTDLVLSTKIFWGGDGPNDQGLSRKHILEGTRAALDRLQTDYVDLVYCHRPDVETPIEETVRAMNYLVNQGYAHYWGTSEWSAQQIRHAYELARREHLVPPTMEQPQYNMFHRERVEREYSLLYDDIGLGTTVWSPLASGLLTGKYNDGIPDDSRLATEGYEWLQDHVLLEERIEKVQKLSDVADDLGCATAQLALAWCLQTPNVSTVITGASKPSQVEENMQALDVADHLDAETMGRIESILDNEPAARPNHRE
- a CDS encoding glycosyltransferase family 2 protein; the encoded protein is MEHVSPQSSDPDAESPPDLSIVIPAYEEAASLPELAERIRAACDGEGLSYQVWIVDDGSRDGTWDAVQALHEEDPRFAGLRFQRNYGKSAALAVGFERVQGEYVVTMDADLQDDPAEIPALIDRLKEGYDLVSGWKKNRKDPPRKTIPSRFFNWVTRLISGLPLHDFNCGLKAYRREVVKSVNVYGELHRYIPLLAKWAGYTRITEKPVRHHARKYGETKFGVERFIQGFLDLVTVTFLTRFAVRPMHFFGGLGTITFLAGFVINLWLSIEKLVFGNPLGDRPLLLLGLLLILFGAQMFTTGLLGEMVIQPRMEDPDSYVVGEALLPENESTGEASPSVGRT
- the gyrB gene encoding DNA topoisomerase (ATP-hydrolyzing) subunit B; protein product: MSETTDLPEGAISAYAASNIQVLEGLEAVRKRPSMYIGDVGLRGLHHLVYEVLDNSIDEAMAGHCDHIEVEIHEDGSVSIEDNGRGIPVDMHPAEDRSALEVVMTVLHAGGKFDKDSYQVSGGLHGVGVSCVNALASRFEVTVRRDGSVWKQTYRCGVPKESVQEVRPMRADEDTGTHIRFWPDEDIFKTTEFRFETLSDRLRELAYLNAGVRIRIEDHREEDEELAREEYYSEEGIIGFVNYLDEARTPILDETIYIADEDGEVPVELAMNYNDGYNENVLSFVNNINTHEGGTHITGFRRALTRTLKGYAQKNDMLSGLKFDLSGDDFREGLTAVLSVKVSEPQFEGQTKTKLGNSEVQGIVESLINTKLGRWLEDHPDQADQIIQKVITAAEARAAARKARELVQRKNAFSGGGLPGKLADCSTRNPEEGELYLVEGDSAGGSAKQARDRHFQAILPLRGKILNVEKARLDRILEHDQIQNIVTALGTGLTSTEEEFDLSEMRYHKIVMMTDADVDGAHIRSLLLTFFYRQLRPLIEKGNIYIALPPLYRIQSGGNEIYCWTDDEMRARMKELRADGKSPSLQRYKGLGEMNPEQLWTTTMNPETRKIQQVTIEDAAAADRLFSTLMGDSVEPRRKFIERNAKYATIDA
- a CDS encoding MarR family transcriptional regulator; the encoded protein is MTQTLKDRLQQTEPFDGPDQEAILGLLVASAAVRGRLNDICSEHGILSSQYNILRILNGGPPEGYPRCEIIDRMIDRGPDVTRLVDELEEQGLVERRRSEEDRRMMMHRITEKGQERLHEVTDDLSAVRGPFDETFSDAELKEMAQFCTRIAHRFE
- a CDS encoding PAS domain-containing sensor histidine kinase, which produces MHASPIEQVRTDADENSVPDRIGDTVLVQGRALVRPGALPDSSLIFMQDATAGLAVQLPEGPNVRRGDSLLVRGVVEHQYGLTRIRGLDYRRVATMTDYPSPVPLPVTAAAGESYEGRLVRVRGKVIVNRTNDGGQYVLLEDEAENAEARLAVFVPNRRLDEIDLSSFGPGAEIAVTGVLSQHDRSAPYDDAYQVLPRDQVDLEETSFMSGYYQSIIILIIAGAILAATVVFTLRVAVRRRTQQLTESRARFRRLAEATFEGILLHENGKILDVNRALTDMSGYSRQELLGCDVGTIFSDATHNSSPEGTMERTTSPYESVMVPKRGDRFPVEIEEKEVDLADRDVEVVALRNITERKKREKELLQAKEEAENMARLKSSLLNNMSHELRTPVTSIIGYAELIVEEPDIDHTEFATHIQQSGKRLSRTLQAVLDMAKLDSGTIRVSEERVHIASLLREVVNEHRPFASEKGLPIRMDTQGAIALRTDRVLLRRSVSTLVHNAIKFTDEGRVDVTVEPAASGVRIAVADTGIGIAADFRTDLFEPFKQESEGRTRTHQGTGLGLALTKRRIELIGGAIEVESRKGDGSTFTLEFPARLVIEASAAGASSSEIA